In Herbaspirillum sp. WKF16, one genomic interval encodes:
- a CDS encoding TRAP transporter small permease, giving the protein MKFLDHLEEWLIAFLMAAATFIIFLAVVHRYASGLDIPWLQDQLIQINMSWAQELCIYMFVWMAKFGAAYGVRTGIHVGVDVLINRLDTPWRNKFVIFGLLAGAFFTGLVGTFGAEFVYDISQHDSTSEVMEVPMWIVYLAVPLGSYLMCFRFLQVAWNFHKTGELPKHDHAHVEGLDEEISGGKA; this is encoded by the coding sequence ATGAAGTTCCTCGACCATCTGGAAGAGTGGCTGATCGCGTTTCTCATGGCGGCCGCCACCTTCATCATCTTTCTTGCCGTGGTGCACCGCTATGCATCCGGCCTCGACATTCCCTGGCTGCAGGACCAACTGATCCAGATCAACATGAGCTGGGCCCAAGAGCTGTGCATCTACATGTTCGTATGGATGGCCAAGTTCGGCGCTGCCTATGGCGTGCGCACCGGCATCCACGTCGGCGTCGACGTATTGATCAATCGTCTCGACACGCCCTGGCGCAACAAGTTCGTGATCTTCGGCCTGCTGGCCGGCGCCTTCTTCACCGGCCTGGTCGGCACCTTCGGCGCCGAGTTCGTCTACGACATCTCCCAGCACGACAGCACCTCCGAGGTGATGGAAGTGCCGATGTGGATTGTCTACCTGGCCGTGCCGCTGGGTTCCTACCTGATGTGCTTCCGCTTCCTCCAGGTCGCGTGGAATTTCCACAAGACCGGCGAATTGCCCAAGCATGACCATGCCCACGTGGAAGGTCTGGACGAAGAAATCAGCGGAGGAAAAGCATGA
- a CDS encoding methylated-DNA--[protein]-cysteine S-methyltransferase: MKTQAPTPPSQLADIFSAVVHVPFGGMGIRTRAGQIVEMVYLPKHYAEKDAADAVAARAVKQIGRYMKDPQFRFKLPLADVGSEFQKRVWAAIAEIPSGQVLTYGDIARRIKSAPRAVGQACGANWFALASPCHRVTAAGGLGGFSHHDAADGIYLDVKRWLLRHEGVQGY; this comes from the coding sequence ATGAAGACACAAGCTCCCACGCCTCCCTCCCAGCTGGCCGACATTTTCTCCGCCGTGGTGCACGTGCCCTTCGGCGGCATGGGCATCCGCACCCGTGCCGGCCAAATCGTGGAGATGGTCTACCTGCCGAAGCACTACGCCGAAAAGGACGCTGCCGACGCCGTAGCGGCCAGGGCGGTCAAGCAGATCGGGCGCTACATGAAGGATCCGCAATTCCGCTTCAAGCTGCCGCTGGCCGATGTCGGCAGCGAGTTCCAGAAGCGGGTATGGGCGGCGATCGCCGAGATCCCCAGCGGCCAGGTGCTGACCTACGGCGACATCGCGCGCCGCATCAAGTCGGCCCCGCGCGCGGTCGGCCAGGCCTGCGGCGCCAACTGGTTCGCGCTGGCCAGCCCATGCCATCGGGTGACCGCCGCCGGCGGCCTGGGCGGCTTCTCGCACCACGACGCCGCCGACGGCATCTATCTCGACGTCAAGCGCTGGCTGCTCAGGCACGAAGGCGTGCAAGGCTACTGA
- a CDS encoding TRAP transporter large permease: MNAAIIFVLLFALMLTGMPISISLGLTVLTFLFTMTDVPIQSVALKLFTGIEKFEIMAIPFFILAGNFLTHGGVARRMINFATSMVGHWHGGLALAGVLACALFAAVSGSSPATVVAIGSIILPAMVKQGYPNRFGAGVITTSGALGILIPPSIVMVMYSVSTNTSVGKLFMAGVVPGLLLAFLLGLTTWYLARKNNYPRLRKATWGERFAAFRKSGWGLFLIVIVMGGIYTGVFTPTEAAAMAAVYAFFIAVFVYKDLSLKQVPKVLLDSASMSAMLLYIITNAVLFSFLVTSENIPQTMAAWITDSGLGPITFLLVVNVLLLLAGNVMEPSSIVLIMAPILFPVAVKLGIDPVHFGILIVVNMEVGMCHPPVGLNLYVASGITKMGITELTIAVMPWLLTMLGFLMLVTYWPTLSLWLPNLVFN, translated from the coding sequence ATGAACGCAGCCATCATTTTCGTACTGCTGTTTGCGCTGATGCTGACCGGGATGCCGATCTCGATCTCGCTCGGCCTGACAGTGTTGACCTTCCTCTTCACCATGACCGACGTACCGATCCAGTCGGTGGCGCTGAAGCTGTTCACGGGCATCGAGAAGTTCGAGATCATGGCGATCCCGTTCTTCATCCTGGCCGGCAACTTCCTGACCCACGGGGGGGTGGCGCGGCGCATGATCAACTTCGCCACGTCGATGGTGGGACACTGGCACGGCGGCCTGGCGCTGGCCGGCGTGCTGGCCTGCGCGCTGTTCGCGGCAGTCTCCGGCTCGTCGCCCGCTACCGTGGTGGCGATCGGTTCCATCATTCTGCCGGCGATGGTCAAGCAGGGTTATCCGAATCGTTTCGGCGCTGGCGTGATCACCACTTCGGGCGCGCTGGGCATCCTGATCCCGCCGTCCATCGTGATGGTGATGTACTCGGTTTCGACCAATACCTCGGTGGGCAAGCTGTTTATGGCCGGCGTGGTGCCGGGGTTGCTGCTGGCGTTCCTGTTGGGCCTGACTACCTGGTACCTGGCGCGCAAGAACAACTACCCGCGCCTGCGCAAGGCGACCTGGGGCGAGCGCTTCGCGGCTTTCCGCAAGAGCGGCTGGGGCTTGTTCCTGATCGTGATCGTCATGGGCGGCATCTACACCGGCGTCTTCACTCCCACTGAGGCGGCGGCGATGGCGGCGGTATACGCCTTCTTCATCGCGGTGTTCGTCTACAAGGACCTGAGCCTCAAGCAGGTGCCCAAGGTCTTGCTGGACTCGGCCTCGATGTCGGCCATGCTGCTCTACATCATCACCAACGCGGTGCTGTTCTCCTTCCTGGTGACCAGCGAAAATATTCCGCAAACCATGGCGGCGTGGATCACCGATTCCGGACTCGGACCGATCACCTTCCTGCTGGTGGTCAACGTCTTGCTGCTGTTGGCCGGCAACGTGATGGAGCCGTCTTCGATCGTGCTGATCATGGCGCCCATCCTTTTTCCGGTCGCGGTGAAGCTGGGCATCGATCCGGTGCACTTCGGTATCCTGATCGTGGTGAACATGGAAGTCGGCATGTGCCATCCGCCGGTCGGCCTGAACCTGTATGTGGCCTCGGGCATTACCAAGATGGGCATCACCGAGCTGACCATCGCGGTCATGCCGTGGCTGTTGACCATGCTCGGTTTCCTGATGCTGGTGACCTATTGGCCGACGTTGTCGCTGTGGCTGCCGAACCTGGTGTTCAACTGA
- a CDS encoding AEC family transporter has product MDIVNLLLPDFSLIALGVLAYRLARWGDAFWAGLEKLVYFLLFPALLFYSTARLQLDFAATGDLLQTGMLALLLGIALTWLGKPFIRATPMTYESGMQTAYRFNSYIALALATRMAGEEGAGLMAILLGFGVPLCNVAAVHALAPKNGSLLRELAKNPLLLATGSGLAFSVAGLHLPEVAGVVLSRLGGASIALGLLTVGAGLRLAGLKESKLMVAWLVAIKLVAVPAAAYLIGRHLQLPPLQLRIVVLFCCLPTASSSYILAARMGGNGPFTAFLISFGTLVSAATIPFWLALVH; this is encoded by the coding sequence ATGGACATCGTCAACCTCCTGCTGCCAGACTTCAGCCTGATCGCGCTGGGCGTGCTGGCCTATCGCCTGGCGCGCTGGGGCGACGCCTTCTGGGCCGGCCTGGAGAAGCTGGTCTACTTCCTGCTGTTCCCGGCCCTGCTGTTCTACTCCACCGCGCGCCTGCAGCTCGACTTCGCCGCCACCGGCGACCTGCTGCAGACCGGCATGCTGGCCCTGCTGCTGGGCATCGCCCTGACCTGGCTGGGCAAGCCCTTCATCCGCGCCACGCCGATGACCTACGAGTCCGGCATGCAGACCGCCTACCGCTTCAACTCCTACATCGCGCTGGCGCTGGCCACACGCATGGCCGGCGAGGAAGGAGCGGGCCTGATGGCGATCCTGCTGGGCTTCGGGGTGCCGCTGTGCAATGTGGCCGCGGTGCACGCGCTGGCGCCGAAGAACGGCAGCCTGCTGCGCGAGCTGGCCAAGAACCCGCTGCTGCTGGCCACCGGCTCCGGACTGGCGTTCTCGGTGGCCGGCCTGCACCTGCCCGAGGTGGCCGGCGTGGTGCTGTCGCGCCTGGGCGGCGCCTCGATTGCGCTGGGCCTGCTGACAGTGGGCGCCGGACTGCGGCTGGCGGGCTTGAAGGAGAGCAAACTGATGGTGGCCTGGCTGGTGGCGATCAAACTGGTGGCGGTGCCGGCGGCCGCTTACCTGATCGGCCGCCACCTGCAGCTGCCGCCGCTGCAGCTGCGCATCGTGGTGCTGTTCTGCTGCCTGCCCACGGCCTCGAGCAGCTACATCCTGGCCGCGCGCATGGGCGGCAACGGGCCGTTCACGGCCTTCCTGATTTCCTTCGGCACGCTGGTGTCGGCCGCGACCATTCCCTTCTGGCTGGCGCTGGTGCACTAG
- a CDS encoding TRAP transporter substrate-binding protein: MKLKSLLLALSAAAVVVSTGAFAQQPIIIKFSHVVANDTPKGKGAERFKELAEKATKGRVKIEVYPNSTLYKDKEELEALQLGAVQMLAPSLAKFGPLGVKEFEVFDLPYIFPTKDVLYRVTEGPIGKDLFKKLEPKGITGLAYWDNGFKDMSANKPLHHPADFRGLKMRIQSSKVLDAQMRALGANPQVLAFSEVYQALQTGVVDGTENPPSNLYTQKMHEVQKHLTISDHGYLGYAVIVNKKFWDGLPADIRGQLEGAMKDATKYANAIAQQENDAALAAVEKAGKTTIYRLTDAEKAEWRKALLPVQKQMESRIGKELIAAVNKEAAALGQK; the protein is encoded by the coding sequence ATGAAACTCAAGTCACTGCTGCTCGCGCTGTCCGCGGCCGCCGTCGTCGTCAGCACCGGCGCCTTCGCGCAACAACCGATCATCATCAAGTTCAGCCACGTGGTGGCCAACGACACGCCCAAGGGCAAGGGCGCCGAGCGTTTCAAGGAACTGGCCGAGAAGGCCACCAAGGGCCGCGTGAAGATCGAGGTCTATCCGAACAGCACGCTATACAAGGACAAGGAAGAACTGGAAGCCTTGCAGCTGGGCGCGGTGCAGATGCTGGCGCCCTCGCTGGCCAAGTTCGGCCCGTTGGGCGTGAAGGAGTTCGAGGTCTTCGACCTGCCTTACATCTTCCCGACCAAGGACGTGCTGTACCGCGTGACCGAAGGCCCGATCGGCAAGGATCTCTTCAAGAAGCTGGAGCCCAAGGGCATCACGGGCCTGGCATACTGGGATAACGGTTTCAAGGATATGTCGGCCAACAAGCCGCTGCACCATCCGGCCGATTTCCGCGGCCTGAAGATGCGTATCCAGTCCTCCAAGGTGCTCGATGCGCAGATGCGCGCGCTGGGCGCCAACCCGCAGGTGCTGGCCTTCTCCGAGGTCTACCAGGCGCTGCAGACCGGCGTGGTGGACGGCACCGAGAATCCGCCGTCCAACCTCTACACGCAGAAGATGCATGAGGTGCAGAAGCACCTCACCATTTCCGACCATGGCTACCTGGGCTATGCGGTGATCGTCAACAAGAAGTTCTGGGACGGCCTGCCGGCCGACATCCGCGGCCAGCTCGAAGGCGCGATGAAGGACGCCACCAAGTACGCCAACGCCATCGCCCAGCAGGAGAACGATGCCGCCCTGGCCGCCGTCGAGAAAGCCGGCAAGACCACCATCTATCGTCTGACCGACGCCGAGAAGGCCGAGTGGCGCAAGGCGTTGTTGCCGGTACAGAAGCAGATGGAAAGCCGTATCGGCAAGGAGCTGATCGCGGCCGTCAACAAGGAAGCTGCGGCGCTGGGCCAGAAGTAA
- a CDS encoding VOC family protein produces the protein MHQAPLHTEPDHLVVTAASLQAGMDWVEEKLGVSMAPRIGGEHVRLGTHNALMSLGPGFYLEVIAIDPAAPAPGRARWFGLDRLAPGAPPRLAHWVARSGDIHAAAQAATIKPGVIEEMSRGALHWLITIAADGALQCEGALPSLIQWQTEPHPASALPELGCRLERLELDHPRAPEIAETLQAIGLRDRRIALRTAPAPRLAAAIVTPHGLRRLD, from the coding sequence ATGCATCAAGCTCCCCTGCATACCGAACCCGACCACCTCGTCGTGACCGCCGCATCGCTGCAGGCCGGCATGGATTGGGTCGAAGAAAAACTGGGCGTCTCCATGGCGCCGCGCATCGGCGGCGAGCACGTTCGCCTGGGCACGCACAACGCGCTGATGTCGCTGGGCCCCGGCTTTTATCTTGAAGTCATCGCGATCGATCCGGCCGCGCCCGCGCCCGGTCGCGCGCGCTGGTTCGGCCTGGACCGGCTGGCGCCCGGCGCGCCGCCGCGGCTGGCGCATTGGGTGGCCCGCAGCGGCGACATCCATGCTGCCGCACAGGCCGCCACGATCAAACCCGGGGTAATCGAAGAGATGAGCCGGGGCGCCTTGCATTGGCTGATCACCATCGCCGCCGACGGCGCGCTGCAATGCGAGGGCGCGCTGCCCTCGCTGATCCAGTGGCAGACCGAACCGCACCCGGCATCGGCCCTGCCCGAGCTGGGCTGCCGGCTGGAGCGGCTGGAACTGGATCATCCGCGCGCGCCGGAGATAGCCGAGACGCTGCAAGCCATCGGCCTGCGCGACCGGCGCATCGCCTTGCGCACCGCCCCCGCGCCGCGCCTGGCTGCCGCGATCGTGACGCCGCATGGGCTGCGCAGGCTGGACTGA
- a CDS encoding penicillin acylase family protein, with product MPILKHRAGMIAAALGCSIHLALIPASQARDAQAFKLPPTAANETISIPGLRQRAEILVDRWGVPHIFAANQRDAFFMQGFNAARDRLFQIDLWRRRGLGQLSEVFGPAYVAQDKATRLFLYRGDMRREWDAYGRGSEQVAQAFIEGINAYIDYVSLHQEQLPWEFRQLGYLPARWSAEDVVRIRSHGLTRNLLSEVARAKVTCAADLKSDEVRFGLTPKWSAQMPEGLDPCLPKDLLKVFSLATQDVKLTRESLNASAGDPAAADGRLVRAEPSVNLEETMEGSNNWVVAPSKSATGRAIMANDPHRAYSAPSLRYIAHISAPGLDVIGAGEPALPGVSIGHNGTIAFGLTIFNIDQEDLYVYELNPANPNEYRYQGRWEAMRVLHEPVRVKNGAPAVADLTFTRHGPVIYVDREKNRAYAVRSGWLEPGMSPYFGSIDYMRARDFKSFKHSMLNWGAPTENQVYADVKGNIGWVPGGLAPKRPNWDGLLPVPGDGRYEWAGFWRGDQLPSTYNPKQGWFASANQMNIPADYPYQERKLGFEWTNNSRFSRISEVLGGLSKVSLQDSMKLQNDDLAIPARRLAALLKPLSSDDADTRAALQIIGNWDYVERSDAPQPALYEVWLSRHLGKAFKYAVLSRAAADAMPAPDTAVLLNTLESPVPAFGATDAEARARRDQVLLSSLGQAYAEMVRLQGADAAQWQWGKLHHNLMAHPFAGVVDEATRKKLNVGPLPKHGGAYSPNQSTYRVSDFQQTNGPSFRVVVDVGNWDNSRAVNSPGQSGNPDSPHYRDLADKWLQGEYFPLLYSRAAIEKATERRIVVTPAK from the coding sequence ATGCCAATATTGAAACACCGGGCGGGCATGATCGCCGCCGCGCTGGGCTGTTCCATCCACCTCGCCCTGATCCCCGCGTCCCAGGCCCGCGACGCGCAGGCCTTCAAGCTTCCGCCCACTGCCGCCAACGAGACCATTTCCATCCCCGGCCTGCGACAGCGCGCCGAGATCCTGGTCGACCGCTGGGGCGTGCCGCATATCTTCGCCGCCAACCAGCGCGACGCCTTCTTCATGCAGGGCTTCAACGCCGCGCGCGACCGGCTGTTCCAGATCGACCTGTGGCGTCGCCGCGGGCTGGGCCAGCTGTCGGAAGTGTTCGGCCCGGCCTACGTGGCGCAGGACAAGGCCACCCGCCTGTTCCTCTATCGCGGCGACATGCGGCGCGAATGGGATGCCTACGGCCGCGGTTCCGAGCAGGTGGCGCAGGCTTTCATTGAGGGCATCAACGCCTACATCGATTACGTCTCGCTGCACCAGGAGCAGCTTCCCTGGGAATTCCGCCAGCTGGGCTACCTGCCGGCCAGGTGGTCGGCCGAGGACGTGGTGCGCATCCGCAGCCACGGCCTCACGCGCAACCTGCTGAGCGAAGTGGCGCGCGCCAAGGTGACCTGCGCGGCCGACCTGAAGTCCGACGAGGTGCGCTTCGGCTTGACCCCCAAGTGGAGCGCGCAGATGCCCGAGGGGCTGGATCCCTGCCTGCCCAAGGACCTGCTGAAAGTATTTTCGCTGGCCACGCAGGACGTCAAGCTGACCAGGGAAAGCCTCAACGCATCGGCGGGCGACCCGGCCGCCGCCGACGGCCGCCTGGTGCGCGCAGAGCCGTCCGTCAACCTGGAAGAAACCATGGAAGGCAGCAACAACTGGGTGGTGGCGCCATCGAAATCGGCCACCGGCCGCGCCATCATGGCCAACGACCCGCACCGCGCCTACTCGGCGCCCTCGCTGCGCTACATCGCCCACATCAGCGCGCCGGGGCTGGACGTGATCGGCGCCGGCGAGCCGGCCTTGCCGGGCGTATCGATTGGCCACAACGGCACCATCGCCTTCGGCCTGACCATCTTCAACATCGACCAGGAAGACCTGTACGTCTACGAGCTCAATCCCGCCAATCCCAATGAATACAGATACCAGGGCCGGTGGGAGGCGATGCGCGTGTTGCACGAACCGGTGCGCGTGAAGAACGGCGCGCCGGCGGTGGCCGACCTGACGTTCACGCGCCACGGCCCGGTGATCTATGTGGATCGCGAGAAGAACCGCGCCTACGCCGTGCGATCGGGCTGGCTGGAGCCGGGCATGTCGCCTTACTTCGGCAGCATCGACTACATGCGCGCGCGCGACTTCAAGAGCTTCAAGCATTCGATGCTGAACTGGGGCGCGCCCACCGAGAACCAGGTCTACGCCGACGTGAAGGGCAACATCGGCTGGGTGCCCGGCGGCCTGGCGCCCAAGCGCCCCAACTGGGACGGCCTGCTGCCGGTGCCCGGCGACGGCCGCTACGAATGGGCCGGCTTCTGGCGCGGCGACCAGCTGCCCTCGACCTACAACCCCAAGCAAGGCTGGTTCGCCTCGGCCAACCAGATGAACATCCCGGCGGACTACCCCTACCAGGAGCGCAAGCTCGGCTTCGAGTGGACCAACAACTCGCGCTTCAGCCGCATCAGCGAAGTGCTGGGCGGCTTGTCCAAGGTCTCGCTGCAGGATTCCATGAAACTGCAGAACGACGACCTGGCCATTCCCGCACGCCGGCTGGCGGCGCTGCTGAAGCCGCTGTCCTCGGACGACGCCGATACCCGGGCCGCGCTGCAGATCATCGGCAACTGGGATTATGTGGAGCGCAGCGACGCGCCGCAGCCGGCGCTCTACGAAGTATGGCTGTCGCGCCATCTGGGGAAGGCGTTCAAGTATGCGGTGCTGTCCAGGGCCGCCGCCGACGCCATGCCCGCGCCCGACACCGCGGTGCTGCTCAATACCCTGGAAAGCCCGGTCCCGGCCTTCGGCGCCACCGATGCCGAGGCCCGCGCCAGGCGCGACCAGGTGCTGCTCTCCAGCCTCGGGCAAGCCTATGCCGAGATGGTCAGGCTGCAGGGCGCGGACGCGGCGCAATGGCAATGGGGCAAGCTGCATCACAACCTGATGGCGCACCCCTTCGCCGGCGTGGTGGATGAGGCCACGCGCAAGAAGCTCAACGTCGGACCCTTGCCCAAGCACGGCGGCGCCTACTCGCCCAACCAGTCGACCTATCGCGTGAGCGACTTCCAGCAGACCAACGGTCCCTCGTTCCGGGTGGTGGTGGACGTGGGCAACTGGGACAATTCGCGGGCGGTGAACTCGCCGGGGCAGTCGGGCAATCCGGACAGCCCGCACTACCGCGACCTGGCCGACAAGTGGCTGCAGGGAGAGTACTTCCCGCTGCTGTATTCGCGCGCGGCCATCGAGAAGGCCACTGAGCGCCGGATCGTGGTGACGCCGGCCAAGTAG
- a CDS encoding response regulator transcription factor, whose product MLHIVDDEEIIRDSLAWLARSRNIAAAAYDSGQALLAALEPAAGFDADGECILLDVRMPGLSGVAMFNELKSKGLLRRRPVIFLTGHGDVPMAVDMLKNGAFDFFEKPFNDNQLMDRVLQALESSRASGAEDAVQTRLAALSAREREVLDLILAGKMNKVIADELGISMRTVEVHRAHIFDKMNVKTAVELARLLK is encoded by the coding sequence ATGCTGCACATAGTCGACGACGAAGAGATCATCCGCGATTCGCTGGCCTGGCTGGCGCGCTCGCGCAATATCGCGGCAGCCGCCTACGACAGCGGCCAGGCGCTGCTGGCGGCGCTGGAGCCGGCCGCCGGCTTCGACGCCGACGGCGAGTGCATCCTGCTGGATGTGCGCATGCCGGGCCTGTCGGGCGTGGCCATGTTCAACGAACTCAAGTCCAAGGGACTGCTGCGGCGCCGTCCGGTGATCTTCCTCACCGGCCACGGCGACGTGCCGATGGCGGTCGATATGCTCAAGAACGGCGCCTTCGATTTCTTCGAGAAGCCCTTCAACGACAACCAACTGATGGACCGCGTGCTGCAGGCGCTGGAGAGTTCGCGCGCCTCGGGCGCCGAGGATGCCGTGCAAACCCGCCTGGCCGCGCTCTCGGCGCGCGAGCGCGAGGTGCTGGACCTGATCCTGGCCGGCAAGATGAACAAGGTGATCGCCGACGAGCTGGGCATCAGCATGCGCACCGTGGAAGTCCACCGCGCCCATATCTTCGACAAGATGAACGTCAAGACCGCGGTCGAGCTGGCGCGCCTGCTGAAGTAA
- a CDS encoding PAS domain S-box protein, which translates to MKPPSPASTSAQPTPASLLLAPSRKTTMRWLIPFLLVFLFMATLIWLPRQAQQMEASERLEQLIADSLWVEQAIRFQLSRDDESMRIIGREIINGHLRLDHFRSRLNALLRNNREFYRVTWFDADGKPVASTDDFPITRADLSEPSRMTGDRAHQLRRPLYSPPAVPPGIAEPALMDYHVPLFRDNHYIGSLVASYAVARILNEMVPWWFAQDNEISLTDTDDNVIARRTAGGPGLNVYTHRRELELPGLTLVLHTNSTKSAPKLLPNLLVGSVMVLSLGLLWSLWALWRDINRRTKAEGALLNEASFRAAMENSLVTGMRARDLEGRITYVNPAFCKMVGIPAEDMVGKIPPMPYWAPEAMDEYQERFSNVLAGRATPQYETIFQRSDGERFPVLIFESPLVDQNGKQTGWMGSILDISERKRAEDLNRTQEEKLQASARLASMGEIASTLAHELNQPLAAISSFTTGALNMMQQGNADPKALQPALEKIHTQAQRAGHVIRSVHQFVKKREPARQRLQVRQLIDNITPLVELQAQQFFVVLQIHVPSNLPPVLGDQVLLEQVILNLTRNGIQAMAAVPSARRILRITAEIDRGAGSTESVVVSVIDQGHGIAEDVAARLFSPFFSTKAEGMGMGLNICRTTIEFHGGTLTYTNNPAGGTIFRFSLPAQGGTY; encoded by the coding sequence ATGAAGCCGCCTTCGCCCGCCTCCACTTCCGCCCAGCCCACGCCGGCCTCGCTGCTGCTCGCGCCCAGCCGCAAGACCACCATGCGCTGGCTGATCCCGTTCCTGCTGGTGTTCCTGTTCATGGCCACGCTGATCTGGCTGCCGCGCCAGGCGCAGCAGATGGAGGCCAGCGAACGGCTGGAACAGTTGATCGCCGACTCGCTGTGGGTGGAGCAGGCGATCCGCTTCCAGTTGAGCCGCGACGACGAGAGCATGCGCATCATCGGCCGCGAGATCATCAACGGCCACCTGCGATTGGATCATTTCCGCAGCCGCCTCAATGCCCTGCTGCGCAACAACCGCGAGTTCTATCGCGTGACCTGGTTCGACGCCGACGGCAAGCCGGTGGCCTCGACCGACGATTTCCCGATCACCCGCGCCGACCTCTCCGAACCCTCGCGCATGACCGGCGACCGCGCCCATCAGTTACGCCGGCCGCTGTACAGCCCGCCGGCGGTGCCGCCGGGCATCGCCGAGCCGGCGCTGATGGATTACCACGTGCCGCTGTTTCGCGACAATCACTACATCGGCAGCCTGGTGGCCAGCTACGCGGTGGCGCGCATCCTCAACGAAATGGTGCCCTGGTGGTTCGCCCAGGACAACGAGATCTCGCTCACCGATACCGACGACAACGTGATCGCGCGCCGCACCGCCGGCGGCCCCGGCCTGAACGTCTATACCCATCGGCGCGAGCTGGAGCTGCCCGGCCTGACGCTGGTGCTGCATACCAACAGCACCAAGAGCGCGCCCAAGCTGCTGCCCAACTTGCTGGTGGGTTCGGTGATGGTGCTGTCGCTGGGCCTGCTGTGGAGCCTGTGGGCGCTGTGGCGCGACATCAACCGCCGCACCAAGGCCGAGGGCGCGCTGCTCAACGAAGCCTCGTTCCGCGCAGCAATGGAGAACTCGCTGGTCACCGGCATGCGCGCGCGCGACCTGGAGGGCCGCATCACCTATGTCAACCCGGCCTTCTGCAAGATGGTCGGCATCCCGGCCGAGGACATGGTGGGCAAGATCCCGCCCATGCCCTACTGGGCGCCGGAAGCCATGGACGAATACCAGGAGCGCTTCTCCAACGTGCTGGCGGGACGCGCCACGCCGCAGTACGAGACCATCTTCCAGCGCAGCGACGGCGAGCGCTTCCCGGTGCTGATCTTCGAATCGCCGCTGGTGGACCAGAACGGCAAGCAAACCGGCTGGATGGGCTCCATCCTCGACATCTCCGAGCGCAAGCGCGCCGAAGACCTGAACCGCACGCAGGAGGAAAAGCTGCAGGCCAGCGCCCGCCTGGCCAGCATGGGCGAGATCGCCTCCACGCTGGCGCATGAGCTGAACCAGCCGCTGGCGGCGATCTCCAGCTTCACTACCGGCGCGCTGAACATGATGCAGCAGGGGAACGCCGATCCCAAGGCGCTGCAGCCTGCGCTGGAAAAGATCCACACCCAGGCCCAGCGCGCCGGCCACGTGATCCGCAGCGTGCACCAGTTCGTCAAGAAGCGCGAACCGGCGCGCCAGCGGCTGCAGGTGCGCCAGCTGATCGATAACATCACGCCGCTGGTGGAACTGCAGGCGCAGCAATTCTTCGTGGTGCTGCAGATCCATGTGCCGTCCAACCTGCCGCCCGTGCTGGGCGACCAGGTGCTGCTGGAGCAGGTGATCCTGAACTTGACCCGCAACGGCATCCAGGCCATGGCGGCGGTGCCGTCGGCGCGCCGCATCCTGCGCATCACGGCCGAGATCGACCGCGGCGCGGGCAGCACGGAGTCGGTGGTGGTGTCGGTGATCGACCAGGGCCACGGCATTGCCGAAGATGTCGCCGCGCGCCTGTTCTCGCCGTTCTTCTCGACCAAGGCCGAGGGCATGGGCATGGGCCTGAACATCTGCCGCACCACGATCGAATTCCACGGCGGCACGCTGACGTACACCAACAACCCGGCTGGCGGTACAATCTTCCGGTTTTCGCTGCCCGCGCAAGGCGGGACCTACTAA